A stretch of the Streptomyces ortus genome encodes the following:
- a CDS encoding LutC/YkgG family protein, with the protein MSSRELILARVRRALADVPQDDTPYDQAFARPYLREHGHRSVAATVDLLAGNLADYRALVHRCTAGELAGTIARLLAERGSAAVSVPVGLDPEWLAATEVTRVPDSAADTPAELDRVDSVVTACAVAIAETGTLVLDGSPDQGRRRITLVPDHHICVVRVPDQVVSSVPQGLERLDPARPLTWISGPSATSDIELDRVEGVHGPRTLEVVLVSGE; encoded by the coding sequence GTGAGCAGCAGGGAGCTGATCCTGGCCCGGGTGCGGCGCGCGCTGGCCGATGTGCCACAGGACGACACGCCGTACGACCAGGCCTTCGCCCGCCCGTATCTGCGCGAGCACGGTCACCGGAGTGTCGCCGCGACGGTGGATCTGCTGGCCGGGAACCTGGCGGACTACCGGGCGCTCGTGCACCGCTGCACGGCCGGTGAGCTGGCCGGGACGATCGCCCGGCTGCTGGCGGAGCGGGGTTCGGCGGCGGTCTCCGTACCGGTGGGCCTCGACCCTGAGTGGCTCGCGGCCACCGAGGTCACCCGGGTGCCCGACTCCGCCGCGGACACCCCGGCCGAACTGGACCGGGTCGACAGCGTGGTCACGGCGTGTGCCGTCGCCATCGCCGAGACCGGCACCCTCGTGCTGGACGGGAGTCCGGATCAGGGCCGCCGCCGGATCACGCTCGTCCCGGACCACCACATCTGCGTCGTCCGCGTCCCGGACCAGGTCGTGTCCTCCGTGCCGCAGGGACTGGAACGCCTCGACCCGGCCCGCCCGCTGACCTGGATCTCCGGCCCGTCCGCCACCAGTGACATCGAACTCGACCGGGTCGAGGGGGTGCACGGTCCGCGCACCCTTGAGGTGGTGCTGGTGAGCGGGGAGTGA
- a CDS encoding ABC transporter substrate-binding protein, protein MRRRAALAGLFPLFLALLLLPAGCSSGPSLETRGEVTAPPGDSRELTIGSAGFTESDLLATMYGLLLKQAGYTTSTLTVANRELYEPALESGRIDVVAEYAATFADWLNAKTNGADAPAVGSPDLDATMAALRKLAAPRGLTVLDPGGAVDQNAFAVTRAFAREHGLRTLSDLGASGVRVRLAAGDECVQRPYCEPGLKKTYGIDVTGVDPKGVGTTQAKRAVQNGQDQMVLTTTTDATLDDFGLILLTDDKHLQNADYIVPVVNRSRAGGKRVATALGKLNDVLTTRDLAAMNQQVDSWRRLPEDVARTYLRDNGLLP, encoded by the coding sequence GTGAGGCGGCGCGCGGCCCTCGCCGGCCTGTTCCCCCTCTTCCTGGCCCTCCTGCTCCTGCCGGCCGGGTGCTCCTCCGGTCCCTCCCTGGAGACGCGGGGCGAGGTCACCGCACCGCCCGGTGACAGCAGGGAACTGACGATCGGATCGGCCGGCTTCACCGAGAGCGACCTGCTCGCCACCATGTACGGACTGCTGCTGAAGCAGGCGGGCTACACGACGTCGACGCTCACCGTCGCCAACCGCGAACTGTACGAACCGGCACTGGAGTCGGGCCGGATCGACGTCGTCGCCGAGTACGCGGCGACCTTCGCGGACTGGCTGAACGCCAAGACCAACGGGGCGGACGCGCCCGCCGTCGGCTCGCCCGACCTGGACGCCACGATGGCCGCGCTGCGGAAGCTGGCCGCGCCCCGCGGGCTCACGGTCCTCGACCCCGGCGGGGCCGTCGACCAGAACGCCTTCGCCGTCACGCGGGCCTTCGCCCGTGAACACGGTCTCAGGACACTCAGCGACCTGGGCGCCTCCGGCGTGCGGGTGCGGCTCGCGGCGGGCGACGAGTGCGTACAACGGCCCTACTGCGAACCGGGACTGAAGAAGACGTACGGCATCGACGTCACCGGCGTGGACCCCAAGGGCGTCGGCACTACGCAGGCGAAACGGGCCGTGCAGAACGGCCAGGACCAGATGGTGCTGACCACCACGACGGACGCGACCCTCGACGACTTCGGCCTGATCCTGCTCACGGACGACAAACACCTCCAGAACGCCGACTACATCGTGCCGGTGGTCAACCGCTCGCGGGCGGGCGGCAAGAGGGTCGCCACGGCTCTCGGCAAGCTCAACGACGTACTGACGACACGCGACCTGGCCGCCATGAACCAACAGGTGGACAGCTGGCGCCGGCTGCCCGAGGACGTGGCCCGGACGTATCTGCGGGACAACGGATTGCTCCCGTAG
- a CDS encoding ABC transporter permease, producing the protein MTAPPDDCLARNEWICGDYLSTRRHILLDAVGQHLQLTVLSVLIGLAIALPLAVLARRWGWAAGPVLAVTTVLYTIPSLAMFSLLLPVYGLSAALVVAGLVLYSLTLLVRNILAGLRAVPEDTRQAARGMGYGPVRLLLTVELPLALPAAMAGLRIATVSAVSLATVGAIVGFGGLGNLIYAGMNTYFKAQVLTASVLCVVIAVAADLLLLGIQWLITPWTRAKRG; encoded by the coding sequence GTGACCGCGCCCCCGGACGACTGCCTCGCGCGCAACGAGTGGATCTGCGGCGACTACCTGAGCACCCGCCGCCACATCCTCCTCGACGCGGTCGGCCAGCACCTCCAGCTCACCGTGCTCTCCGTCCTCATCGGCCTGGCGATCGCCCTGCCCCTGGCCGTACTGGCCCGCCGCTGGGGCTGGGCCGCCGGCCCGGTGCTCGCCGTCACGACCGTCCTCTACACGATCCCGTCGCTGGCGATGTTCTCCCTTCTCCTGCCGGTGTACGGACTGTCGGCGGCCCTCGTCGTCGCCGGACTCGTCCTCTACTCGCTGACCCTGCTCGTACGGAACATCCTGGCCGGACTCCGGGCCGTACCCGAGGACACCCGGCAGGCGGCCCGCGGCATGGGATACGGGCCCGTCCGGCTCCTGCTGACGGTAGAGCTGCCGCTCGCCCTGCCCGCCGCCATGGCGGGGCTCAGGATCGCCACAGTCTCGGCGGTCTCCCTCGCCACGGTCGGCGCGATCGTCGGCTTCGGAGGACTCGGCAACCTCATCTACGCGGGCATGAACACCTACTTCAAGGCCCAGGTCCTCACCGCGTCCGTGCTGTGCGTGGTCATCGCGGTCGCCGCCGATCTGCTGCTGCTCGGGATCCAGTGGCTGATCACCCCCTGGACGAGAGCGAAGCGCGGATGA
- a CDS encoding LutB/LldF family L-lactate oxidation iron-sulfur protein: MPAFPEAAHEAVHNQTLRGNLRHATHTIRAKRANAVAEVSDWAELREAGKQIKDHTLRHLDRYLVQLEESVTAAGGTVHWAADADEANRIVTSLVKATGESEVVKVKSMATQEIGLNEALEAEGVNAYETDLAELIVQLGKDRPSHILVPAIHRNRGEIREIFAREMSEWGRPAPEGLTDTPAELADAARLHLREKFLRAKVGVSGANFMVAETGTLVVVESEGNGRMCLTLPETLISVVGIEKIVPTWQDLEVFLQTLPRSSTAERMNPYTSMWTGTTDEDGPRAFHLVLIDNGRTDTLADEVGRQALRCIRCSACLNVCPVYERAGGHAYGSVYPGPIGAILSPQLRGTESEIDASLPYASSLCGACYEVCPVAIDIPEVLVHLRERVVQGGAVTREGAKVVLKPAKGHAAERAAMRAARWAFGRPGVLRTGQRLASRTRRFHPRTLPGPGRAWSETRSLPAVPAEPFRDWWQRTKGGQETRGGKDTSK; encoded by the coding sequence ATGCCGGCCTTTCCCGAGGCCGCGCACGAGGCCGTCCACAACCAGACCCTGCGCGGCAATCTGCGGCACGCGACGCACACCATCCGCGCCAAGCGCGCGAACGCGGTCGCGGAGGTCTCCGACTGGGCCGAGCTGCGCGAGGCCGGCAAGCAGATCAAGGACCACACACTCCGTCATCTCGACCGCTATCTCGTGCAGTTGGAGGAGTCGGTCACGGCGGCGGGCGGCACCGTGCACTGGGCCGCCGACGCGGACGAGGCCAACCGCATCGTCACGTCCCTGGTGAAGGCGACCGGGGAGAGCGAGGTCGTCAAGGTCAAGTCGATGGCCACGCAGGAGATCGGGCTGAACGAAGCGCTCGAAGCCGAGGGCGTCAACGCCTACGAGACCGATCTCGCCGAGCTGATCGTGCAGTTGGGCAAGGACCGGCCCTCGCACATCCTCGTCCCGGCCATCCACCGCAACCGCGGCGAGATCCGCGAGATCTTCGCTAGGGAGATGAGCGAGTGGGGCCGCCCGGCACCCGAAGGCCTGACGGACACGCCCGCCGAACTGGCCGACGCGGCCCGTCTGCACCTGCGCGAGAAGTTCCTGCGCGCCAAGGTCGGCGTCTCCGGCGCCAACTTCATGGTCGCCGAGACCGGCACGCTGGTCGTGGTGGAGTCCGAGGGCAACGGCCGGATGTGCCTGACCCTGCCCGAGACGCTGATCTCGGTCGTCGGCATCGAGAAGATCGTGCCGACCTGGCAGGACCTGGAGGTCTTCCTGCAGACCCTCCCCCGCTCCTCGACGGCCGAGCGCATGAACCCGTACACCTCGATGTGGACCGGCACCACGGACGAGGACGGGCCGCGGGCCTTCCATCTGGTCCTCATCGACAACGGGCGCACCGACACCCTGGCCGACGAGGTGGGCCGCCAGGCGCTGCGCTGCATCCGCTGCTCGGCGTGCCTCAACGTCTGCCCGGTGTACGAGCGGGCGGGCGGCCACGCGTACGGCTCGGTCTACCCGGGCCCCATCGGCGCGATCCTCAGCCCCCAGCTGCGGGGCACCGAGAGCGAGATCGACGCCTCCCTGCCGTACGCGTCCTCGCTGTGCGGTGCCTGCTACGAGGTGTGCCCGGTGGCGATCGACATCCCGGAGGTGTTGGTGCATCTGCGGGAACGGGTCGTGCAGGGCGGTGCCGTGACCCGCGAGGGCGCCAAGGTCGTGCTCAAGCCCGCGAAGGGGCATGCCGCCGAGCGTGCGGCGATGCGCGCCGCCCGGTGGGCGTTCGGCCGTCCGGGCGTGCTGCGCACCGGCCAGCGGCTGGCGTCCCGGACCCGCCGCTTCCATCCGCGGACGCTGCCGGGCCCCGGCAGGGCGTGGAGCGAGACCCGGTCGCTGCCGGCCGTTCCGGCGGAGCCGTTCCGCGACTGGTGGCAGCGGACGAAGGGCGGACAGGAGACACGCGGCGGAAAGGACACCTCGAAGTGA
- a CDS encoding (Fe-S)-binding protein has product MRVALFLTCVNDTLYPDTGRAVVKLLTKLGVDVDFPMAQTCCGQAHYNTGYRHEAEPLARHFSDVFGGYDAIVTPSGSCGAMVRELYPRMGERARAEGRGDGLATALAPVVPKTYELTEFLVDVLKVTDVGAYYPHTVTYHPTCHGLRSLGLGDRPRRLLQAVRGLELKELPGADECCGFGGTFALKNSDVSAAMGADKVRNAESTGADVLCAADNSCLMHIGGTMTRLRTGMRPVHIAEILASTEEERA; this is encoded by the coding sequence ATGCGTGTCGCCCTGTTCCTGACCTGTGTCAACGACACGCTCTATCCGGACACAGGCCGAGCCGTCGTGAAGCTGCTGACCAAACTGGGCGTCGACGTCGACTTCCCGATGGCGCAGACCTGCTGCGGACAGGCGCACTACAACACCGGATACCGCCACGAGGCCGAACCACTCGCGCGGCACTTCTCCGATGTGTTCGGCGGGTACGACGCGATCGTGACCCCCTCCGGTTCGTGCGGCGCGATGGTCCGCGAGCTGTACCCCCGGATGGGCGAGCGGGCCCGCGCGGAGGGCCGCGGCGACGGCCTCGCCACCGCCCTCGCGCCGGTCGTACCGAAGACGTACGAGCTGACCGAGTTCCTGGTGGACGTGCTCAAGGTGACCGACGTGGGCGCGTACTACCCGCACACGGTCACCTACCACCCCACCTGCCACGGCCTGCGCAGTCTCGGTCTGGGCGACCGGCCGCGCCGACTGCTCCAGGCCGTCAGGGGACTTGAGCTCAAGGAGCTGCCGGGCGCCGACGAGTGCTGCGGCTTCGGCGGCACCTTCGCCCTGAAGAACTCCGATGTCTCGGCGGCGATGGGCGCGGACAAGGTCCGCAACGCCGAGTCGACGGGCGCCGACGTACTGTGTGCCGCCGACAACTCCTGTCTCATGCACATCGGCGGCACCATGACCCGGCTCAGGACGGGCATGCGCCCGGTCCACATCGCGGAGATCCTGGCGAGCACGGAGGAGGAACGGGCATGA
- a CDS encoding ABC transporter permease yields the protein MNTLTDAWHWLTDSAHWARDDGVWHRLGQHLVLTVVCLVISCLIALPVALVLGHLGRGGALAVNISNVGRAVPTFAVLVLLLLTPLGDRGEGPTVVALVLFAVPPLLTNAYVGMREVDRDVVRAARGMGMTGGQLLWRVEAPLALPMIMGGVRIAAVQLVATATIAALAGGGGLGRIITAGFNLASTPQVVAGAVLVAVFALLVEAVFEAAERLLPRRGTR from the coding sequence ATGAACACCCTCACCGACGCCTGGCACTGGCTCACCGACTCCGCGCACTGGGCCCGCGACGACGGCGTCTGGCACCGGCTCGGCCAGCATCTCGTCCTGACCGTGGTCTGCCTCGTGATCAGCTGTCTGATCGCGCTGCCGGTCGCCCTCGTGCTGGGCCACCTCGGCCGGGGCGGCGCGCTGGCCGTCAACATCTCGAACGTCGGCCGGGCCGTCCCCACCTTCGCGGTACTGGTCCTGCTGCTGCTCACCCCCCTCGGCGACCGGGGCGAGGGCCCCACCGTCGTCGCGCTCGTCCTGTTCGCCGTACCGCCGCTGCTCACCAACGCCTACGTCGGGATGCGCGAGGTCGACCGTGACGTCGTACGGGCGGCCCGCGGCATGGGGATGACCGGCGGGCAGCTGCTGTGGCGGGTCGAGGCGCCGCTCGCCCTGCCGATGATCATGGGCGGGGTGCGGATCGCGGCCGTGCAGCTGGTGGCCACCGCCACGATCGCCGCGCTGGCCGGCGGCGGCGGACTCGGCCGGATCATCACCGCCGGCTTCAACCTGGCGAGTACGCCACAGGTCGTCGCCGGGGCCGTGCTCGTGGCCGTCTTCGCCCTGCTCGTCGAAGCGGTCTTCGAGGCGGCCGAGCGGCTGCTGCCCCGACGGGGCACCCGGTGA
- a CDS encoding dienelactone hydrolase family protein: MQLTSEQRLDDGVLVREFTLGEIPGTLWTPASATPAPLILIAHNNGLPKRDARLVARARHAAGRGYAVASIDAAGCGDRPRSAAEEQTRADLRRAMRAGEPVDEILESLVGPLVEKAAPEWRTTLDALLSLPGIGGPVGYSGWTALGIRLAVSEPRIAAAGFFAGGYVPHAQREEARQVTAPVLLLLQWDDEGNPRQRALDLFDTFGTRQKTLHANMGGHTGTPWFEAEDAGRFFDRHLK, encoded by the coding sequence ATGCAACTCACGTCCGAGCAGCGCCTCGACGACGGCGTCCTCGTACGTGAATTCACCCTCGGCGAGATCCCCGGCACCCTGTGGACGCCTGCGTCCGCCACCCCGGCCCCGCTGATCCTGATCGCCCACAACAACGGCCTGCCCAAGAGGGACGCCCGCTTGGTGGCCCGGGCCCGGCACGCCGCGGGGCGCGGCTACGCGGTGGCGTCCATCGACGCCGCCGGGTGCGGTGACCGGCCCCGTTCCGCCGCCGAAGAACAGACCCGCGCCGACCTCCGGCGGGCGATGCGGGCCGGCGAGCCGGTCGACGAGATCCTCGAGTCCCTCGTGGGCCCGCTGGTCGAGAAGGCGGCCCCGGAGTGGCGGACCACCCTGGACGCCCTGCTCTCGCTGCCCGGGATCGGCGGCCCGGTCGGATACTCGGGGTGGACCGCCCTCGGCATCCGGCTGGCGGTCTCCGAACCCCGTATCGCCGCCGCCGGCTTCTTCGCCGGGGGGTACGTGCCCCACGCCCAGCGCGAGGAGGCCCGGCAGGTCACCGCCCCTGTGCTGCTCCTGCTGCAGTGGGACGACGAGGGGAACCCCCGGCAGCGTGCCCTGGACCTGTTCGACACCTTCGGCACCCGGCAGAAGACACTGCACGCCAACATGGGCGGCCACACCGGCACCCCGTGGTTCGAGGCGGAGGACGCGGGCCGGTTCTTCGACCGACACCTGAAGTGA
- a CDS encoding squalene/phytoene synthase family protein, with protein sequence MRTWRRSLEAAEVNHGVLRDDYMKVARFMRRREPAGYLAVRLMVPADHQPHVLAGYAFAAYTDDICDRGTVEERTRRYDAWNKQVRTALDSGSAEHPLLRAFLHTAAARELPLRWVDSYLDGARIDLDFPGFATEADYQRYVERLTWPFLMITSGLAHQGGGSAEFADACRLFADAAQRTDILTDLHEDLRGGRLYLPVSDLDRYDITREDLERGRDLPGVRALVAATARTARGTLREAGVLLDHCSDEHRRLMRFILDLHHQRLESVTARGATVTRRPVRDRPVACLRLLTRRRPAAVAAF encoded by the coding sequence GTGCGGACCTGGCGGAGGAGTCTGGAAGCGGCCGAGGTGAACCACGGCGTGCTGCGTGACGACTACATGAAGGTCGCGCGGTTCATGCGGCGACGGGAGCCGGCCGGCTATCTGGCGGTGCGCCTGATGGTGCCCGCGGACCATCAGCCGCACGTCCTCGCCGGTTACGCGTTCGCCGCCTACACCGACGACATCTGCGACCGGGGCACGGTCGAGGAACGCACCCGGCGTTACGACGCGTGGAACAAGCAGGTGCGTACGGCGCTGGACTCGGGAAGCGCCGAGCACCCGCTGCTGCGCGCGTTCCTGCACACGGCGGCAGCCCGTGAGCTGCCGCTCCGGTGGGTCGACTCGTATCTGGACGGCGCGCGGATCGACCTCGACTTCCCCGGTTTCGCCACCGAGGCCGACTACCAGCGGTACGTGGAGCGGCTCACCTGGCCGTTCCTGATGATCACCTCGGGGCTGGCCCATCAGGGCGGCGGCAGCGCCGAGTTCGCCGACGCCTGCCGGCTGTTCGCCGACGCGGCCCAGCGGACGGACATCCTGACCGACCTGCACGAGGATCTGCGCGGCGGGCGCCTGTACCTGCCCGTCAGCGATCTCGACCGGTACGACATCACGCGCGAGGACCTGGAGCGGGGCCGCGACCTGCCCGGGGTACGGGCGCTGGTCGCGGCCACCGCCCGCACCGCGCGCGGCACGCTCCGGGAGGCGGGCGTGCTGCTCGACCACTGCTCGGACGAACACCGGCGGCTGATGCGTTTCATCCTGGACCTGCACCACCAGCGCCTGGAATCGGTGACGGCCCGAGGCGCCACCGTCACCCGCCGCCCGGTGCGCGACCGCCCGGTGGCGTGCCTGCGCCTCCTGACCCGCCGCCGCCCCGCAGCCGTCGCCGCTTTCTAG
- a CDS encoding lytic polysaccharide monooxygenase translates to MTTAAPRTAALVVLAGTAPLLLVVGAAGPAAAHGAPTDPVSRAVACSPESGQRAQSAACRAATASGVAVFDNLRLAGVNGRDRQVVPDGKLCSGGLAAYRGLDLARADWPSTRLTAGASMTLTYRSTIPHTGTFKLFLTKPGYDPAKPLKWSDLPDRPFATATDPALVNGAYRIKAELPADRTGRHLLYTIWQNTSTPDTYYSCSDVVFPAAKDAAGSGGSAGSAGSATRKPVASPSKSVAEKTSAAPSPSKSPADVTGTPPQPSETVTSDPGEAVSSATSGDDRAPALPLVAGGAAGLLITAGAAYTLRRRR, encoded by the coding sequence ATGACGACCGCCGCACCCCGCACCGCCGCACTCGTCGTCCTCGCCGGGACGGCCCCGCTCCTGCTCGTGGTGGGGGCCGCCGGGCCCGCCGCCGCACACGGGGCGCCGACGGATCCGGTCAGCCGGGCGGTGGCCTGCTCCCCCGAGAGCGGTCAGCGGGCGCAGTCGGCGGCCTGCCGGGCCGCCACCGCCTCCGGCGTCGCCGTCTTCGACAATCTGCGGCTGGCGGGGGTGAACGGCCGGGACCGGCAGGTCGTCCCCGACGGCAAGCTGTGCAGCGGGGGCCTCGCCGCCTACCGGGGCCTGGACCTGGCGCGCGCCGACTGGCCCTCGACGCGGCTCACCGCCGGGGCGAGCATGACGCTCACCTACAGGTCGACGATCCCGCACACAGGAACGTTCAAGCTGTTCCTGACGAAGCCCGGCTACGACCCGGCGAAGCCGCTCAAGTGGTCCGACCTGCCGGACCGGCCGTTCGCGACGGCCACCGACCCGGCGCTGGTGAACGGCGCGTACCGGATCAAGGCCGAGCTGCCGGCCGACCGCACCGGACGCCATCTGCTGTACACGATCTGGCAGAACACGAGTACGCCGGACACCTACTACTCCTGCTCGGACGTGGTCTTCCCCGCCGCGAAGGACGCGGCCGGGTCCGGCGGTTCTGCCGGGTCCGCCGGGTCCGCGACGCGCAAGCCGGTCGCGTCGCCGTCGAAGTCCGTGGCGGAAAAGACCAGCGCCGCGCCCTCCCCGTCGAAGTCCCCGGCCGACGTGACCGGCACTCCCCCGCAGCCGTCCGAGACGGTGACCAGCGATCCCGGCGAGGCGGTCTCCTCCGCCACCTCCGGCGACGACCGGGCCCCCGCTCTGCCCCTCGTCGCGGGCGGCGCGGCGGGACTCCTGATCACGGCGGGCGCCGCGTACACCCTGCGCAGGCGCCGCTGA
- a CDS encoding ABC transporter ATP-binding protein — protein MIRFEQVTKRYPDGTTAVDGLSFEVSEGELVTLVGPSGCGKTTTMMMVNRLIEPTSGRILVDGEDIATVDPVRLRRRIGYVIQQVGLFPHRTVLDNTATVPTLVGWKRAKARARAAELLDLVGLDPKTFGPRYPDQLSGGQRQRVGVARALAADPPVLLMDEPFGAVDPVVREQLQDEFLQMQRAVRKTVLLVTHDIEEAVRLGDRIAVYGQGRIEQYDTPGAVLGTPATPYVAGFVGADRGLKRLSVTEIEPDDLEQPPVVRLDEPADRAAGRLRAEGARWAVVLNAGGDLHGWVGAEELAGGGTVAALAHRMNSWVAVGAPLKQAFGVMLQHDAGWVAVLDGARFLGVLTPAKLHEALRRSVDADALGVPRGQVDFDSVADA, from the coding sequence ATGATCCGGTTCGAACAGGTCACCAAGCGCTATCCGGACGGTACGACCGCGGTGGACGGGCTCTCCTTCGAGGTGTCCGAGGGCGAACTCGTCACGCTCGTGGGCCCGTCCGGCTGCGGCAAGACGACGACCATGATGATGGTCAACCGGCTCATCGAGCCGACCTCGGGCCGGATCCTCGTCGACGGCGAGGACATCGCGACGGTCGACCCGGTGCGGCTGCGCCGGCGGATCGGTTACGTCATCCAGCAGGTGGGCCTCTTCCCGCACCGGACGGTCCTCGACAACACGGCGACCGTGCCCACCCTCGTCGGCTGGAAGCGGGCGAAGGCGCGGGCCCGGGCCGCCGAGCTGCTGGACCTGGTGGGCCTCGACCCGAAGACGTTCGGCCCGCGCTATCCGGACCAGCTCTCGGGCGGACAGCGCCAGCGTGTCGGCGTGGCGCGGGCGCTGGCCGCCGACCCGCCCGTCCTGCTGATGGACGAGCCCTTCGGGGCGGTCGACCCGGTGGTGCGCGAGCAGTTGCAGGACGAGTTCCTGCAGATGCAGCGGGCCGTGCGCAAGACGGTGCTGCTGGTCACGCACGACATCGAGGAGGCCGTCCGGCTCGGCGACCGCATCGCCGTGTACGGGCAGGGCCGCATCGAGCAGTACGACACGCCCGGAGCGGTGCTGGGCACCCCGGCGACCCCGTACGTGGCGGGCTTCGTGGGCGCCGACCGGGGCCTGAAGCGGCTGTCGGTCACCGAGATCGAGCCCGACGACCTGGAGCAGCCGCCGGTCGTGCGCCTCGACGAGCCCGCCGACCGGGCGGCCGGCCGGCTCCGCGCGGAGGGCGCCCGCTGGGCGGTCGTCCTGAACGCGGGCGGCGATCTGCACGGCTGGGTGGGTGCGGAGGAGCTGGCCGGGGGCGGCACGGTGGCCGCCCTCGCCCATCGGATGAACTCCTGGGTCGCGGTGGGCGCCCCGCTCAAGCAGGCCTTCGGCGTGATGCTCCAGCACGACGCCGGCTGGGTGGCCGTGCTCGACGGGGCGCGCTTCCTCGGCGTCCTGACCCCGGCGAAGCTGCACGAGGCGCTGCGCCGCTCGGTGGACGCGGACGCGCTCGGGGTGCCGCGGGGTCAGGTGGACTTCGACTCGGTGGCGGACGCCTGA